From a single Labrenzia sp. PHM005 genomic region:
- a CDS encoding 3-keto-5-aminohexanoate cleavage protein — protein MTQKRKTIITCALTGAIHTPSMSPYLPVTPEEIIEEGVRAAKAGAAILHVHARNPVTGQPDQTVEGFSKILPELKRRSGAVINITTGGSPFMSVDERVQPAAVFKPELASLNMGSINFGLYPMLERFKEFKHQWEREHLENSRDLVFRNTYKDIEFVLNTCRENGTRFEFECYDIGHLYNLTHMVAQGHASAPLFVQSVFGLLGGIGAHPEDVMMMRRTADRLLGDRYVWSVLGAGANQMKIGAMSAAMGGHIRVGLEDSLWAGPGQMAKSSADQVDKARQLLDGLSLEPATPDEARELLDLKGEDKVEF, from the coding sequence ATGACGCAGAAACGCAAAACAATCATCACCTGTGCTTTGACCGGCGCCATCCATACGCCGTCCATGTCACCGTACCTGCCAGTGACACCGGAAGAGATCATTGAAGAAGGCGTTCGGGCAGCCAAGGCCGGTGCCGCGATCTTGCATGTTCATGCCAGAAACCCTGTTACCGGACAGCCGGACCAGACAGTTGAAGGGTTTTCCAAGATCCTTCCTGAGCTGAAGCGGCGATCAGGTGCCGTCATCAATATTACGACCGGTGGCAGCCCGTTCATGTCGGTTGATGAACGGGTTCAGCCAGCAGCTGTTTTCAAGCCGGAACTGGCCTCTTTGAATATGGGGTCGATCAATTTCGGCCTCTACCCAATGCTGGAAAGGTTCAAGGAATTTAAACATCAGTGGGAGCGCGAGCACCTTGAAAACTCAAGAGACCTGGTCTTCCGCAACACCTATAAGGATATTGAGTTCGTTTTGAATACATGCCGGGAAAACGGCACCCGGTTTGAGTTCGAATGCTATGATATCGGCCATCTTTATAACCTAACCCACATGGTGGCCCAGGGGCATGCCAGTGCTCCGCTGTTCGTCCAGTCCGTTTTTGGCCTTCTTGGCGGAATTGGAGCGCATCCGGAAGATGTGATGATGATGCGCCGGACCGCAGACCGTCTGCTGGGAGACCGCTATGTATGGTCTGTTCTGGGGGCAGGGGCCAACCAGATGAAGATCGGTGCCATGTCCGCAGCAATGGGTGGGCATATCCGTGTCGGGCTTGAAGACAGTCTTTGGGCTGGGCCGGGACAAATGGCAAAGTCCAGCGCGGATCAGGTCGATAAGGCACGTCAGCTGCTGGACGGGTTGAGCCTTGAACCGGCGACGCCGGACGAGGCCAGGGAACTCCTTGACCTCAAAGGAGAAGACAAGGTGGAATTCTGA
- a CDS encoding potassium channel family protein: MLSTLLTLIRLLKAIVRSWNRPHFRSGFLLAGLILLSGTIFYKTVEGWSWVNALYFSAMTVATVGVSDLAPQSTAGKLFTVIYLFVGVGVFVALFTQFARALLQIEHDVDAAEARSGKSGKGHL, from the coding sequence GTGCTCTCAACACTTCTCACCCTGATCCGTCTTCTGAAAGCCATTGTCCGGTCCTGGAACAGGCCGCATTTTCGCTCCGGTTTCCTGCTGGCCGGTCTGATCCTCTTGTCAGGAACAATTTTTTACAAAACTGTTGAAGGCTGGAGCTGGGTTAACGCGCTTTATTTCAGTGCCATGACCGTTGCCACCGTTGGCGTTAGCGATTTGGCGCCCCAGTCAACAGCGGGCAAACTGTTTACCGTCATCTATCTATTTGTCGGAGTTGGCGTGTTTGTCGCGCTTTTCACGCAGTTCGCCCGTGCCTTGCTACAGATAGAACATGATGTCGATGCTGCTGAAGCTCGTTCCGGAAAATCCGGAAAAGGTCACCTTTAG
- a CDS encoding Na/Pi cotransporter family protein, with amino-acid sequence MFAIALIKVLGAVMLLLYAVRMVRTGFERVSGPSLRRTIGKASANPVVGAVSGGAVAILLQSATAVAMLAAGFAASGFMSTAAGLAILLGADLGSALVVQFLSFDLSWLIPLLLAVGAWLFLKLDARTAKQVGRIMIGIALVLMALQMISESTEPLKQASFMPAVAGYLASDPSTALMIGALLAFLVHSSVAAILMIVTFVEKAGLPLDAAIPLVLGANIGAGLVALWLTRSMDLKARLLPIGNFLFRSGGAVLAMALLSTLEDPLTGLATTPGQQLVTLHVLFNLLLMLCCLPLVRPVAWVLDKWTTRSTAQPGEVPLAPKSALDPGAVTVPRLALASATRELLRMGEVVAAMARPVILMLEKGEKDQIQQLQKSDATVNQIHSDIKLYIAEVSRGELNQEDAERSMELVSFAVNLERAGDLISKNLYGLALELQDRKIRFSDDGLKELSNMHDRVLANMQLAMNVLVSGDVESARELIAEKDHMRELERESHALHLERLTSRTPESIESSNAHLEVMRSLKEINSLFAAVAVPILAEQGQLRDTRLVPAE; translated from the coding sequence ATGTTCGCAATCGCCTTGATCAAGGTTCTTGGGGCGGTGATGCTGCTCCTTTATGCAGTCCGGATGGTTCGCACGGGATTTGAACGGGTTTCAGGTCCAAGTCTGCGCCGGACAATTGGAAAAGCCTCCGCCAATCCTGTTGTTGGTGCAGTGTCCGGCGGGGCCGTGGCCATCCTCTTACAGAGCGCTACCGCTGTTGCCATGCTGGCAGCCGGCTTTGCCGCGTCCGGCTTCATGTCAACGGCCGCTGGGCTGGCGATCCTCTTGGGGGCCGATCTCGGGTCAGCACTTGTTGTCCAGTTTTTATCCTTTGACCTCAGCTGGCTGATCCCGCTGCTGCTGGCTGTCGGAGCGTGGCTGTTTTTGAAACTTGACGCACGCACGGCAAAACAAGTCGGCCGGATCATGATCGGGATCGCGCTCGTTTTGATGGCGCTGCAGATGATCAGCGAATCGACGGAACCTTTGAAGCAGGCGTCCTTCATGCCGGCGGTGGCCGGCTATCTTGCCAGTGATCCGTCAACGGCACTGATGATTGGCGCTTTGCTCGCGTTTCTCGTCCACTCCAGCGTTGCAGCCATCTTGATGATCGTGACCTTCGTCGAAAAGGCGGGTCTACCGCTGGATGCGGCCATCCCGCTTGTGCTCGGCGCGAATATCGGAGCGGGGCTTGTAGCCCTTTGGCTGACACGGTCCATGGATCTGAAGGCGCGCCTGCTGCCAATCGGCAATTTTCTGTTCCGCTCTGGCGGCGCTGTTCTGGCGATGGCGCTGTTGTCCACTCTTGAAGATCCGCTAACCGGTTTGGCGACGACCCCTGGGCAGCAGCTTGTAACCCTGCACGTCCTCTTCAATCTGCTTTTGATGCTGTGCTGCCTGCCGCTGGTCCGCCCGGTTGCCTGGGTGCTTGATAAATGGACCACCAGAAGCACAGCGCAGCCAGGGGAAGTTCCTTTAGCGCCCAAAAGTGCGTTGGATCCGGGGGCAGTCACTGTGCCGCGTCTGGCGCTGGCCAGCGCGACCCGGGAACTGCTGCGCATGGGAGAGGTGGTTGCCGCCATGGCGCGTCCGGTCATCTTGATGCTGGAAAAGGGTGAAAAGGACCAAATCCAGCAGCTTCAAAAAAGCGATGCTACCGTCAATCAGATCCATTCCGACATCAAACTCTATATCGCCGAGGTCAGCCGGGGGGAGTTGAACCAGGAAGACGCTGAGCGCAGCATGGAGCTGGTTAGTTTTGCGGTAAACCTGGAGCGGGCAGGGGATTTGATCTCCAAGAACCTTTATGGCTTGGCGCTGGAATTACAGGACCGGAAAATCCGGTTCTCCGACGATGGTTTGAAGGAGCTGTCGAATATGCATGACCGGGTGCTGGCCAACATGCAGCTCGCCATGAATGTGCTGGTGTCCGGCGATGTTGAATCGGCCCGGGAACTGATCGCCGAAAAGGACCATATGCGGGAGCTGGAGCGGGAAAGCCATGCTCTGCATCTGGAGCGGCTGACATCCCGTACGCCTGAGAGTATCGAATCGAGCAATGCCCATCTGGAAGTCATGCGCAGCTTAAAGGAGATCAACTCTCTATTTGCGGCTGTCGCAGTGCCGATCCTGGCAGAACAAGGCCAACTGCGCGACACCCGGCTGGTGCCGGCGGAATAG
- a CDS encoding SMP-30/gluconolactonase/LRE family protein encodes MQVSVVADMKPLLGEGPVWDSDTERLYFIDSLGKRIFRCAADGRDMQTWSVPSEIGSMALKQSGGAILALRDGFHEMDFVTGETRHIVDPEPDRPANRLNDGKVDLKGRFICGSMDTGEAAPTGSLWRLDPDHTLTELDTGIICSNGPCWSPDWKTLYFSDSFSGSISAYDYEAETGQVSNKREFAAVDGSRGGAPDGATVDDEGYLWGATVFDGRIFRYSPDGKVDRTIEMPVVKITSVAFGGPNLDQLFVTSMAEPPLPKYPGDGPLRGSLFRIDGLGVRGLPEPKFAG; translated from the coding sequence ATGCAGGTCTCAGTTGTTGCGGACATGAAACCGCTGCTCGGTGAAGGCCCTGTTTGGGACTCGGATACCGAACGCCTTTATTTCATCGACAGCTTGGGCAAGCGTATTTTCCGGTGCGCCGCTGACGGCAGGGACATGCAGACTTGGTCCGTCCCCTCTGAGATCGGGTCCATGGCCTTGAAACAGTCGGGTGGGGCTATCTTGGCTCTTCGTGACGGGTTCCATGAAATGGACTTTGTGACGGGTGAAACCCGGCACATCGTCGATCCGGAGCCGGACAGACCTGCTAACCGCTTGAATGACGGAAAGGTCGATCTAAAAGGCCGGTTCATCTGCGGGTCCATGGATACCGGCGAGGCTGCACCCACCGGTTCCTTGTGGCGTCTGGATCCGGATCACACGCTGACCGAGCTTGACACAGGCATCATCTGTTCAAACGGACCTTGCTGGTCGCCGGACTGGAAAACGCTTTATTTCAGCGACAGTTTTTCCGGCAGTATCAGCGCCTATGACTATGAGGCCGAAACCGGTCAGGTTTCCAACAAACGTGAATTTGCCGCAGTTGATGGCTCACGCGGCGGGGCTCCGGATGGGGCGACGGTTGATGACGAGGGTTATCTTTGGGGAGCCACCGTGTTTGATGGCAGGATATTCCGGTATTCGCCGGATGGGAAAGTCGATCGGACAATTGAAATGCCCGTGGTGAAGATCACGAGCGTCGCGTTTGGTGGCCCCAATCTGGATCAGCTTTTTGTAACGTCCATGGCGGAGCCGCCACTGCCCAAATATCCTGGAGATGGCCCGTTGCGGGGATCTTTGTTCCGCATCGACGGGCTCGGGGTAAGGGGCCTTCCAGAACCAAAATTTGCAGGCTGA
- a CDS encoding DUF4347 domain-containing protein, producing MSSCCSNILYVSDASVSNLELLQRNVPVNAEMIVLSNDADGILELANRVVGRTGIEALHIVSHGRDGGLILGNAVLSNETLVSYQAALLTLNRALSETADILLYGCEVAKTEKGAAFVVALAEATGANVAASRTLTGAAYLGGDWELDVHVGQINAASLQCEEFRGVLGADPLLPAGLSGSPFTYGGVTFSEKIDGELTVTDGRSALKSGGNADRYEITGVADGTTLYVYMGNSLEVDDYIQIGRPTGPGTAEIAAFNDDDGDGTSSYDAYLSWTYQTGDQILTYPYNVAGSLGTYSLFLSQGTLNEIAPPSFSSAPGQIASYVDTVGSDTFTASNTTLTSATANAVYSVDASNGNSTTSRLGNYGTLNVAADGSVTYSPDDAKINALSEGQSVTDTFTVNVSDGIMKGSETLTISITGANDRPTLTAFAATVDSGQKNEEIEISFAELASQGNEQDVDGSVNAFIVQAVSSGTLKIGTSSATATAWEAGVNDVVDATNKAYWTSAADQSGTLDAFTVVVRDNGNAASLTAVKVTVAVNAAPEFGNLDGDAPSGTLNTAIAFDAGGDATVTDPDGADLNSGTLTITRTGTLEGNFALNDANATSDGDGTIAAGQTIAVGGTNIGTVTTDGQGSNNLVITFNSADATPARIQTLIQALTYQSSETGTHGFTITLSDGDGGTSANTTVTLSVAAPSTGGGGTNPVTVVTEEDNSGATPETKTTVTTNGSGSGSAAIVENTNNNGNVVTATLPASTTLTVTGPNSAQSGADAVTSLVKAVDNRDSTAESELITGAQTFLNTLAQTTTLDVRTVVPTTSQTSLSDPITITGTSATGGSTQSEAFVIDTRSLPNGAQLQLNNIEFATIVGEATVTGGSGQNYVVGDDNRQVIILGAEDDQLFGGGGDDTVGSEGGNDLIHGGVGNDLLFGGAGNDMLDGGGNRDAALYGGTSSSVSLSGTRSSVTAVDGQGTDTLTGVELVVFAGTNASGKDRVTVLAQDSSTVTGQYGFNEAAYLAANPDVAAAVSAGTFASGAEHYATYGKGEGRVADLVFDAEFYLADNADVAAAVAAGAFASASEHYELNGYKENRSVNPLFDADYYLAQNTDVAEAVAAGGFNNAYQHFVLCGDSEGRAASAFFDTATYRVERRLADDASALEHFLLIGLPQGITAPTAADFTAHGVA from the coding sequence ATGTCTTCTTGCTGTTCAAACATTCTTTATGTGTCCGACGCGTCCGTTTCCAATCTGGAACTGCTTCAGCGCAATGTTCCGGTCAACGCTGAAATGATCGTCCTGAGCAATGATGCAGATGGTATTTTGGAGCTTGCCAACCGTGTGGTGGGCCGCACCGGCATTGAGGCGCTGCACATCGTCTCCCATGGCCGCGACGGGGGGCTGATCCTCGGCAATGCTGTTCTGTCGAACGAGACCCTTGTTTCTTACCAAGCCGCTCTGTTGACGCTCAACCGGGCCTTGAGCGAAACCGCCGACATTCTTCTCTATGGCTGCGAAGTTGCGAAGACGGAAAAGGGCGCTGCGTTTGTTGTCGCTCTGGCGGAGGCCACCGGCGCCAATGTCGCCGCCTCCCGCACGCTGACGGGCGCGGCCTATCTCGGCGGTGACTGGGAGCTGGATGTTCATGTTGGTCAGATAAATGCCGCAAGCCTGCAATGTGAGGAGTTTCGGGGCGTTCTCGGCGCCGACCCGCTGTTGCCAGCCGGACTGTCCGGCAGCCCGTTCACTTACGGTGGTGTTACGTTCAGCGAAAAGATCGATGGAGAGCTGACGGTCACGGATGGCCGGAGTGCACTTAAAAGCGGTGGCAATGCAGACCGCTATGAGATTACAGGCGTTGCTGATGGGACCACTTTGTATGTCTACATGGGCAACTCATTGGAAGTAGACGACTATATTCAAATTGGGCGTCCAACTGGACCAGGTACAGCCGAAATTGCGGCTTTCAATGACGATGATGGAGACGGCACAAGCAGTTACGATGCTTATCTATCTTGGACCTATCAAACGGGAGATCAGATCCTCACCTATCCGTACAATGTTGCCGGCTCATTGGGGACATATTCCCTTTTCCTGTCGCAAGGTACTCTCAACGAGATTGCGCCGCCATCCTTCAGCAGTGCGCCGGGTCAAATTGCCAGTTATGTTGATACTGTCGGGTCTGACACTTTCACCGCTTCAAATACTACGCTGACGTCAGCCACGGCGAATGCAGTTTACTCTGTAGACGCCAGCAATGGTAATTCCACGACATCGCGGTTGGGCAACTACGGCACTTTGAATGTTGCGGCTGATGGCAGCGTTACCTATTCACCAGACGATGCCAAGATCAATGCGCTTTCCGAAGGTCAAAGCGTAACTGACACATTCACGGTAAATGTCTCCGACGGCATCATGAAAGGCTCAGAGACACTCACCATCAGCATCACAGGTGCAAATGACCGGCCAACACTGACGGCATTCGCGGCCACAGTGGATAGCGGCCAAAAGAACGAAGAAATTGAGATTTCGTTCGCTGAGCTTGCAAGTCAGGGCAACGAACAGGATGTAGATGGGTCAGTAAACGCGTTCATTGTTCAGGCAGTGAGCTCCGGGACACTCAAGATCGGGACAAGTTCGGCGACAGCGACCGCTTGGGAAGCGGGTGTTAATGACGTCGTTGATGCCACCAATAAAGCCTATTGGACATCTGCCGCAGATCAGTCCGGCACGCTTGACGCGTTTACCGTTGTTGTGCGGGACAACGGCAATGCCGCTTCACTCACGGCTGTAAAAGTTACCGTCGCCGTCAATGCTGCGCCAGAATTCGGCAACCTTGACGGCGATGCCCCTTCAGGCACACTCAATACCGCTATCGCCTTCGATGCCGGCGGCGATGCGACGGTGACCGATCCGGACGGTGCGGACTTGAACAGCGGCACGCTGACCATCACCCGCACCGGTACGTTGGAGGGCAATTTTGCCCTGAACGATGCCAATGCCACTTCGGACGGGGACGGCACGATCGCTGCCGGTCAAACAATTGCTGTTGGTGGAACCAACATCGGGACTGTCACAACGGACGGACAGGGCAGCAACAATCTGGTCATCACGTTCAATTCGGCTGATGCGACGCCAGCGCGCATTCAAACACTTATTCAGGCCTTAACCTACCAGAGCAGCGAAACCGGGACCCATGGATTTACCATTACTCTGTCAGATGGCGATGGCGGCACGTCTGCCAATACGACAGTTACTCTTAGCGTTGCTGCGCCTTCTACCGGCGGCGGTGGAACGAACCCAGTCACGGTGGTGACGGAAGAAGACAATTCTGGTGCGACGCCGGAAACCAAGACCACAGTGACGACCAACGGCAGCGGTTCCGGTTCAGCGGCGATTGTCGAAAATACCAATAACAACGGTAATGTGGTGACGGCGACGTTGCCGGCCAGCACGACACTCACGGTCACCGGTCCGAATTCGGCGCAATCAGGGGCAGATGCCGTCACGTCGCTGGTGAAGGCAGTGGACAATCGCGATTCGACGGCTGAATCGGAGCTGATAACTGGGGCGCAGACCTTCTTAAACACGCTGGCGCAAACCACCACGCTGGATGTGCGCACGGTTGTGCCGACAACAAGCCAGACCAGCCTGTCGGACCCGATCACAATTACCGGAACATCCGCGACTGGCGGTTCTACCCAATCTGAAGCCTTTGTGATCGACACGCGCTCCCTGCCGAACGGGGCACAGTTGCAGCTCAACAACATCGAGTTCGCCACGATCGTTGGTGAGGCCACGGTTACCGGCGGATCAGGCCAGAACTATGTCGTGGGAGACGACAACCGTCAGGTTATCATTCTGGGGGCGGAAGATGACCAGCTCTTTGGCGGTGGCGGCGACGACACGGTTGGCAGCGAAGGCGGCAATGACCTGATCCATGGCGGCGTCGGCAACGATCTTTTGTTTGGTGGCGCGGGCAATGACATGCTTGATGGCGGTGGCAACCGCGATGCAGCACTCTATGGCGGTACCAGCAGCAGCGTCAGCCTCTCCGGCACCCGAAGCAGCGTGACGGCTGTTGACGGGCAGGGTACCGACACGCTCACCGGCGTGGAGCTGGTTGTTTTTGCCGGCACGAACGCCAGCGGCAAGGACCGGGTGACGGTGCTCGCCCAAGACAGCTCAACGGTTACAGGACAATACGGCTTTAATGAAGCTGCCTATCTAGCGGCGAACCCGGATGTTGCGGCAGCTGTTTCTGCCGGCACCTTTGCCAGTGGCGCCGAGCACTATGCCACCTACGGCAAAGGGGAGGGCCGGGTTGCGGATCTGGTTTTCGACGCCGAGTTTTATCTCGCCGACAACGCGGATGTGGCCGCGGCGGTGGCGGCCGGTGCCTTCGCTTCTGCATCAGAACATTATGAATTGAACGGCTATAAGGAGAACCGCTCAGTAAATCCCCTGTTTGACGCGGATTATTATTTGGCTCAGAACACGGATGTAGCGGAGGCTGTGGCTGCGGGCGGTTTCAACAATGCCTACCAGCATTTTGTATTGTGCGGTGACAGCGAGGGCCGGGCAGCGTCCGCTTTCTTTGATACGGCAACCTATCGGGTCGAGCGGAGACTTGCCGATGATGCGAGCGCTCTAGAACACTTCCTGCTGATTGGCCTGCCGCAGGGCATTACTGCGCCAACGGCAGCTGACTTCACAGCGCACGGGGTAGCTTAA
- a CDS encoding NADH-quinone oxidoreductase subunit B family protein, with the protein MGLTTAKPLIAEQPKGIIDPNTGKPVGADDPFFLEVNDELADKGFLVTSTDNLIQWARTGSLMWMTFGLACCAVEMIQMSMPRYDCERFGFAPRGSPRQSDVMIVAGTLTNKMAPALRKVYDQMPEPRYVISMGSCANGGGYYHYSYSVVRGCDRVVPVDIYVPGCPPTAEALLYGVLMLQKKIRRTGTIER; encoded by the coding sequence ATGGGATTGACCACGGCCAAGCCGCTCATTGCAGAGCAGCCGAAGGGCATCATTGATCCAAACACCGGCAAGCCGGTGGGGGCAGACGATCCTTTTTTTCTGGAAGTCAACGACGAACTCGCCGACAAGGGCTTTCTGGTCACCTCCACAGACAATTTGATCCAGTGGGCGCGCACAGGATCGTTGATGTGGATGACGTTCGGCCTGGCGTGCTGCGCGGTCGAAATGATCCAGATGTCGATGCCGCGATATGACTGTGAGCGTTTTGGTTTTGCGCCGCGCGGCTCGCCCCGCCAGTCCGACGTGATGATCGTTGCAGGCACCTTGACCAATAAGATGGCGCCGGCTTTGCGCAAGGTCTACGACCAGATGCCGGAGCCGCGCTATGTCATCTCCATGGGTTCCTGCGCAAACGGCGGCGGTTACTACCACTATTCTTATTCGGTGGTGCGCGGCTGTGACCGCGTTGTTCCGGTCGACATCTACGTTCCGGGGTGCCCTCCGACAGCTGAAGCGCTGCTTTATGGCGTCTTGATGCTGCAAAAGAAGATCCGCCGCACCGGCACGATCGAACGCTGA
- a CDS encoding NADH-quinone oxidoreductase subunit A: MEELLREYVPIVVFISIALVIGLALLVSPFLLAYKNPDPEKLSAYECGFNAFDDARMKFDIRFYLVAILFIIFDLEVAFLFPWATVFGDLGWYGYWSMMVFLGVLTVGFIYEWKKGALEWD, from the coding sequence ATGGAAGAACTTTTGCGGGAATATGTCCCGATTGTCGTGTTCATCAGCATCGCGCTGGTGATCGGCCTTGCGCTGCTGGTATCTCCGTTCCTGCTCGCCTACAAAAACCCGGATCCGGAAAAGCTGTCTGCCTATGAGTGCGGGTTCAATGCTTTTGACGACGCCCGGATGAAATTCGATATCCGTTTCTATCTGGTCGCGATTCTTTTCATCATCTTTGATTTGGAAGTCGCCTTCTTGTTCCCGTGGGCAACGGTCTTCGGTGACTTGGGCTGGTACGGCTACTGGTCGATGATGGTGTTCTTAGGCGTCCTGACCGTCGGCTTTATCTACGAATGGAAAAAGGGAGCGCTGGAATGGGATTGA
- a CDS encoding oxidoreductase, giving the protein MSDTPKTAIITGAAQGIGEAVALRLADEGFRKFILIDRQADKLTEVSDALKNKGADAKNLVLDLTDLSALDQEVTRAVEEAGPINLLVNAAGTTARGGLTDTSPETFDFIYNLNVRAPFFMMQKVAPAFVQGGAIVNITSMLAYGGPPFLLGYSSSKAALVALTRGAANTLKRDRVRVFGINLGWTLTPAEQQVQTQVHGLGDDWGDTIGAKQPFGRLLLPSDPAGVIAFLASKDAAMMTGAIIDLDQFVAGTVDDNPGAGA; this is encoded by the coding sequence ATGTCTGATACACCAAAAACAGCAATTATCACCGGCGCGGCTCAAGGGATCGGGGAAGCAGTCGCTTTGCGTCTTGCCGACGAGGGATTTCGAAAGTTTATCCTGATCGACCGCCAGGCGGACAAACTGACCGAAGTGAGTGATGCCCTTAAAAACAAGGGCGCGGACGCGAAAAACCTCGTTCTGGACCTGACGGACCTGTCCGCCCTGGATCAAGAGGTGACACGAGCGGTGGAAGAGGCCGGTCCGATCAATCTTCTGGTGAACGCTGCAGGCACCACGGCGCGAGGGGGATTGACCGACACCAGCCCGGAGACGTTTGACTTCATCTACAACCTGAATGTCCGGGCACCGTTTTTCATGATGCAGAAGGTCGCGCCGGCATTTGTCCAAGGCGGCGCAATCGTCAACATCACCTCCATGCTGGCTTACGGTGGGCCGCCGTTCCTCTTGGGATATTCTTCCAGCAAAGCCGCGCTGGTGGCTTTAACCCGCGGAGCGGCCAACACCTTGAAACGGGATCGCGTTCGTGTCTTTGGCATCAACCTCGGCTGGACGCTGACGCCAGCTGAACAGCAGGTTCAAACACAGGTTCATGGCCTTGGAGACGACTGGGGCGATACCATCGGAGCCAAGCAGCCTTTTGGCCGCTTACTGTTGCCTAGCGATCCGGCTGGCGTAATCGCGTTTCTGGCGTCCAAGGATGCGGCCATGATGACGGGTGCAATCATTGACTTGGACCAGTTTGTAGCCGGGACCGTTGATGACAATCCGGGTGCAGGGGCGTAA
- a CDS encoding pre-peptidase C-terminal domain-containing protein translates to MPTIEETWAGSPTLTVGQSYNFTQSGEFDYFTFEAVAGVTYRIQLEGYATGKGTLDRAGLGVYDPNLHTTDTGYGVGLDGNLLYTAEETETIYLRQNLDPIDNIGDTYVLTVSTYGGDDFGDDTSSATTISANGATSGELEVLGDTDWFAVNMTAGYSYTIALNGWSTGAGTLLDPYLRLYSSTSSSNPVQTDDDDGSGNNALITYTPTVSGVYYIEAMSGGLPTDFASHYAGIITLGTNRLNTDPGTYSMTVTESRSSTGSNGVTITDVDLGVFRFFNTATGTHFYSPDFTEAVSINENLPNFAYENVAFKSVNSSDANAIAFYRFFNTQTGTHFFTSNEAEKDSVIANMPQFNYEGVAYYLHSTADSDDIALYRFFNSDTGTHFYTANEAEKDNVINTLSNMNYEGIVGYVDIA, encoded by the coding sequence ATGCCTACAATAGAAGAAACATGGGCTGGCTCCCCCACGCTTACAGTTGGCCAGTCTTATAATTTCACGCAATCTGGTGAATTTGATTACTTCACATTCGAAGCAGTTGCTGGCGTAACCTACCGTATCCAGCTGGAAGGATACGCCACAGGCAAAGGCACCTTGGACCGTGCCGGCTTGGGCGTATATGACCCGAACCTGCACACCACAGATACGGGCTACGGCGTCGGTCTCGACGGAAACCTGCTTTATACCGCCGAAGAGACCGAAACGATCTATCTTCGCCAAAACCTGGATCCAATCGACAACATCGGTGACACTTACGTCCTGACCGTTTCCACATATGGCGGCGACGATTTTGGAGACGATACCAGTTCTGCAACAACCATTAGCGCAAATGGGGCGACAAGCGGGGAATTGGAAGTTCTAGGCGACACGGATTGGTTCGCCGTCAATATGACCGCGGGCTATTCCTACACCATCGCTCTCAACGGATGGTCGACCGGAGCAGGTACGCTCCTTGACCCTTATCTCAGGCTATATTCAAGTACGTCTTCAAGTAATCCGGTACAAACCGACGATGACGACGGATCAGGAAACAATGCCCTGATCACCTACACGCCGACAGTGAGCGGAGTTTATTACATTGAAGCGATGTCGGGCGGCTTGCCGACTGATTTTGCCAGCCATTATGCCGGCATAATAACGCTTGGAACCAACCGGTTGAATACCGATCCTGGAACCTATTCTATGACGGTCACGGAAAGCCGTTCGTCTACCGGATCAAATGGTGTGACCATCACTGATGTCGATCTCGGTGTATTCCGCTTCTTCAATACCGCCACCGGGACGCACTTTTATTCGCCCGATTTCACAGAAGCCGTGTCGATCAACGAAAACCTGCCTAATTTTGCCTATGAAAACGTAGCGTTTAAGAGCGTGAACAGCTCTGATGCAAATGCGATCGCCTTCTACCGGTTTTTCAATACGCAAACTGGCACCCACTTTTTCACCTCCAATGAAGCTGAAAAAGACTCTGTGATCGCCAACATGCCTCAGTTTAACTACGAAGGCGTTGCCTATTACCTGCACAGCACCGCAGATTCCGATGACATCGCGCTTTACCGGTTTTTCAACTCAGATACTGGAACACACTTCTACACCGCTAACGAGGCGGAGAAAGACAACGTCATCAACACACTGTCCAACATGAACTACGAAGGCATTGTCGGCTACGTGGACATTGCATAA